Proteins found in one Oscarella lobularis chromosome 16, ooOscLobu1.1, whole genome shotgun sequence genomic segment:
- the LOC136196801 gene encoding allene oxide synthase-lipoxygenase protein-like, with product MTSDWRNLSYDILAESGEDVEEMKKNEFPPIPDPGLLSGVSLSLKTNLLKSLFFYRSFNNRRLTHTAGIGAIGIATVVSDPKFPPNDFFTPERVFPVRLRHANLTLSDDRVLDVRSASLKFANVEEGGPLDLIMNTGRACPFWNGPTVKDFMASKAGKKELKEWLHKNSSYYYWAIDGSRRAPSSYSKLSYYSQVTMEMIDNECTSHHVRFRLIPADYCGHDDGRPDERDQRNYAEEWDVVRAENDTRAPNYLHAEFKGLFANGGAVHYALQLQRRYVAPGDSLEVYNMGRAWDPDRHPWLDVARVTLFRALHPDVTERLQFNVANLPSCVVLPEAPSFEDYRSIGHLRRALYAVVQKARLWKFNSCAPPSTGVSYRFTVDTVDTKQGGYDGDVHVIFFGSEGETGALKLHKSRMFGDDFGKGEKSSFELKAEDVGELWAVQLTLANKADGWFIGMMTVEKGGVSVQFPCFHWVYEQAIIRLGKATLAFNDSPEQQAIRALEKQARREMTPWQEWCSMPSHIRATLHADLARDYQFGDEKTADFYMRRDEGRFNYFYKLITEGVAKVFKEIQGYHHYNTFFHFNVGQNKVPSVAERWQSDREFGRQFLQGHHPTSIRRVVGKLPYNFPLSDESVRMVLGRNVTLKDEIDAGRVYIVDCKSLVGIPTATGRHVTPAMGLFYVNASNDFVPLAIQLDQQPGLHNPIWTPADTFNDWLLAKMHLRCADAQIHQINSHLLMTHLVIEPFGVSMFRNLPRVHPVFKLLCPHLRYTMAINTIGRAKLVGDQGLADQVLSIGRGGHIVYIKRCYSNFDFRRLSLPYDLAERNVSDASLLPTYYYRDDGLLIWNAVHRFVADLIAIYYASDDDVRNDDEIQEWIGEVHTIGFPQNDDDVDHHVPSRFDAIDDLVDALTAIVFTSSAEHAAQNFGQYDYYAYYPNAPMTMRQPPPSTRGATTTKSIIESLGGTDQVSFQLLTVWLLSTKSRDEVYLGQFPEAHFVDPEARVVIAKFQEDLKEIEACIDERNRHLEVPYTYLKPSEIPKSIAV from the exons ATGACCAGCGACT GGAGAAACTTGTCGTACGACATTCTAGCCGAAAGCGGCGAGGACGTGGAGGAgatgaaaaaaaacgaatttccT CCCATTCCTGATCCGGGTCTTCTAAGCGGAGTCTCTCTTTCACTCAAAACGAACCTCTTGAAGTCGTTGTTCTTCTATCGATCCTTCAACAATCGTCGCCTGACACACACCGCCGGAATCGGCGCGATCGGCATCGCGACAGTCGTCTCCGATCCCAAATTCCCGCCGAATGACTTCTTCACGCCCGAACGCGTCTTTCCCGTTCGCCTTCGTCACGCGAATTTGACGCTGTCGGACGATCGCGTCTTGGACGTGCGCTCGGCGTCGCTCAAGTTCGCCAACGTCGAAGAGGGGGGCCCACTCGACTTGATCATGAACACGGGACGCGCGTGCCCCTTTTGGAACGGTCCCACCGTCAAAGACTTCATGGCGTCGAAAGCGGGAAAGAAGGAGTTGAAAGAGTGGCTCCATAAGAATTCTTCTTa TTATTATTGGGCGATCGACGGTTCAAGACGCGCGCCGTCGTCCTATTCGAAGCTGAGCTACTATTCGCAGGTTACCATGGAGATGATCGACAACGAATGCACGAGTCATCACGTCCGATTTCGACTCATCCCGGCCGATTACTGCGgtcacgacgacggccgGCCGGACGAAAGAGACCAAAGAAACTATGCGGA GGAATGGGACGTCGTTCGAGCGGAGAACGACACGCGCGCGCCAAACTACCTCCACGCCGAATTCAAAGGCCTCTTCGCGAACGGCGGCGCGGTTCACTACGCGCTCCAACTCCAGCGACGCTACGTCGCGCCGGGCGACAGCCTCGAAGTCTACAACATGGGCCGCGCGTGGGATCCCGATCGGCATCCGTggctcgacgtcgctcgcgtGACCCTATTTCGCGCTCTGCATCCCGACGTAACCGAACGTCTTCAATTCAACGTCGCAAATCTTCCCTCGTGCGTCGTTCTTCCCGAGGCGCCGTCGTTCGAGGATTATCGTTCGATCGGTCATCTCCGACGCGCCCTCTATGCGGTCGTGCAGAAAGCGCGCCTGTGGAAGTTCAATTCGtgcgcgccgccgtcgacgggcgTCTCGTATCGTTTCACCGTCGATACCGTCGACACGAAGCAGGGCGGttacgacggcgacgtgcaCGTCATCTTTTTCGGTAGCGAAGGCGAGACGGGCGCGTTGAAGTTGCACAAAAGTCGCatgttcggcgacgatttcggcaaaggagaaaaatcgtcgtttgAATTGAAG GCTGAAGATGTCGGGGAGCTCTGGGCTGTTCAGCTCACTTTGGCTAACAAGGCCGACGGCTGGTTTATTGGGATGATGACCGTCGAGAAAGGCGGCGTTTCCGTTCAGTTTCCGTGCTTCCACTGGGTCTACGAACAAGCGATAATTCGTTTGGGAAAAG ctacTCTCGCTTTCAATGACAGTCCCGAACAGCAAGCGATTCGCGCTCTCGAGAAGCAGGCTCGTCGCGAGATGACTCCCTGGCAAGAATGGTGCAGCATGCCGTCGCACATCCGCGCGACCTTGCACGCCGACTTGGCGCGCGACTATcagttcggcgacgagaagacggcCGACTTCTACATGCGTCGAGACGAGGGCCGATTCAACTATTTCTATAAGCTGATCACCGAAGGCGTCGCCAAGGTCTTCAAGGAAATTCAGGGATATCATCACTACAATacgttttttcatttcaac GTTGGGCAGAATAAAGTTCcctccgtcgccgagcgCTGGCAATCCGATCGGGAATTCGGACGACAATTTCTCCAGGGCCACCatccgacgtcgattcgccgcGTTGTCGGCAAACTTCCCTATAATTTTCCTCTCAGCGACGAGAGCGTGCGAATGGTGCTCGGTCGAAATGTCACGCTTAaggacgaaatcgac GCTGGACGCGTTTACATTGTCGACTGTAAATCGCTCGTCGGTATTCCCACGGCGACCGGTCGCCACGTGACGCCCGCTATGGGCCTCTTTTACGTCAACGCGTCCAACGACTTCGTCCCGTTGGCCATTCAGCTAGATCAACAGCCAGGACTTCATAATCCCATATGGACGCCCGCTGATACGTTTAACGATTGGCTCCTAGCGAAGATGCATCTTCGATGCGCCGACGCTCAG ATTCATCAGATTAATTCTCATTTGCTTATGACCCATCTCGTCATTGAACCGTTCGGCGTCTCGATGTTTCGCAATTTGCCGCGCGTTCATCCCGTCTTCAAGCTCCTCTGTCCGCATCTTCGCTACACGATGGCCATCAATACGATCGGTCGAGCGAAACTCGTCGGCGACCAAGGACTCGCCGATCAGGTTCTCTCCATCGGACGCGGCGGTCACATTGTGTATATAAAAA GATGCTATAGCAATTTCGATTTCCGTCGTCTCAGCCTTCCCTACGACCTAGCCGAGCGCAACGTGTCCGACGCGTCGCTGCTGCCGACCTACTACTATCGCGACGACGGTCTTCTCATCTGGAACGCCGTTCaccgcttcgtcgccgacctGATAGCGATCTACtacgcgagcgacgacgacgttcgcaacgacgacgaaattcagGAGTGGATCGGCGAAGTGCACACAATTGGGTTTccgcaaaacgacgacgacgtcgatcatcacgtgccgtcgagatttgacgcgatcgacgatctcgtcgacgcgctgaCGGCGATCGTGTTCACGAGCTCCGCCGAGCACGCGGCGCAGAATTTCGGTCAGTACGACTATTACGCTTACTATCCGAACGCGCCGATGACGATGCGacagccgccgccgagcACGAggggcgcgacgacgacgaaatcgattaTCGAATCGCTTGGCGGCACGGATCAAGTGAGTTTTCAATTGTTGACCGTCTGGCTGCTTTCGACGAAAAGCCGCGATGAG GTTTATCTTGGGCAGTTTCCCGAAGCTCATTTCGTTGATCCCGAAGCGCGCGTCGTGATTGCCAAGTTTCAGGAAGATttgaaggaaatcgaagcgTGTATCGATGAGAGAAATCGTCACCTTGAAGTGCCTTACACCTACTTGAAGCCAAGCGAAATACCGAAAAGTATTGCAGTGTAA